A region from the Wansuia hejianensis genome encodes:
- a CDS encoding uroporphyrinogen decarboxylase family protein: MLTKRQNLLETIHGGNPDRFVNQYEFLHILMSDPYNLTDPFPEYGQKNIVNAWGVTLSWPEGTPGAFPVHDAGHKVLEDIGEWRERVKAPNLIFSDAEWEEAVREAESVDRNELFLAPFIAPGIFERLHYLMGMEDALINFYEEPEEMKELIKYLTEWELQYAETLCSRLHPDALFHHDDWGSQISTFISPDMFEEFLLDSYKEIYGYYKSHGVQLIVHHSDSYAATLVPFMIEMGVDIWQGVMTENNITELIRKYGGQISFMGGINSASVDHPGWTREEVKTQVTRACREYGKYYYIPSASQGLPMSTFEGVYEALTEEIAAAGKEMF; this comes from the coding sequence ATGCTGACAAAGAGACAAAACCTGCTGGAAACAATTCATGGAGGAAATCCGGACCGGTTCGTGAATCAATATGAATTTCTTCACATTTTGATGTCGGACCCTTACAATCTGACAGATCCCTTTCCGGAGTACGGGCAGAAGAATATTGTCAATGCCTGGGGAGTGACGCTGTCGTGGCCGGAAGGAACGCCTGGGGCATTTCCGGTGCATGACGCTGGACATAAGGTCCTTGAGGACATTGGAGAGTGGAGAGAACGGGTAAAAGCGCCAAACCTGATTTTTTCGGATGCAGAATGGGAAGAGGCAGTCCGGGAGGCAGAATCCGTGGACAGGAATGAGCTGTTTCTGGCGCCCTTTATTGCTCCGGGGATCTTTGAACGGCTTCATTATCTGATGGGAATGGAAGACGCCCTCATTAATTTTTATGAAGAACCGGAAGAGATGAAGGAGTTGATTAAGTATCTGACGGAATGGGAGCTGCAGTACGCGGAAACGCTGTGCAGCAGGCTGCACCCGGACGCGCTGTTTCACCATGATGACTGGGGCAGCCAGATTTCCACGTTCATATCTCCTGATATGTTCGAGGAGTTCCTTCTGGACTCTTATAAAGAGATCTACGGCTATTACAAATCTCACGGAGTCCAGCTGATCGTACACCATTCGGATTCATACGCAGCCACTCTGGTGCCCTTTATGATTGAAATGGGTGTCGATATCTGGCAGGGGGTCATGACGGAAAATAATATAACGGAGCTGATTCGGAAATACGGCGGCCAGATCTCTTTCATGGGAGGCATTAACTCGGCAAGCGTGGATCATCCGGGATGGACGAGAGAAGAGGTAAAAACTCAGGTTACTAGGGCCTGCCGGGAGTATGGGAAATATTACTATATCCCGAGCGCGTCCCAGGGGCTGCCCATGTCTACATTTGAAGGAGTCTATGAAGCGCTGACGGAAGAAATAGCCGCAGCAGGAAAAGAAATGTTTTAG
- a CDS encoding DUF2099 family protein yields MEKTVEQSEYFIERGNLSDLISIRLRLIDFKRYFADFMDEECLDENTARQIVAGAEKRMAGKSVQSVSVRNGRLEVSIVPGDGENIFADYLLEGLRNFYEVNECHITRMFGSFVYLKRIRGKLKAVHATPIPLRYCPLMKKLLTEIGGDTAAGLLEAVAQGAEDSAGLMCELIDEVVIKGGYFDTSRPLNSCEVNVLFGASETMSSAFEAGLIDAAVIVSNNLGTIITTGQSNTQGAVRRMTGLFATSPSKTITETAVKAGICPVFPHTGIIDQLEGVRKAISLGYRRIAVSVAWEDNIILEEIRKLERDGIIIYKFALCSTGLGEDAARAMSSEADLVWSCSSRAVKTWIEPRATAQVGIKIPVYIMDRKGWLLAENHLRKIARERDEAAAFDRVELTAGDRRPVILNDAEGFRIIRKEELGECRDCPHPCI; encoded by the coding sequence ATGGAAAAAACAGTTGAACAGTCAGAATATTTTATAGAACGCGGTAATTTATCTGATCTCATTTCTATCAGGCTGAGGCTGATAGATTTTAAAAGGTATTTTGCTGATTTCATGGATGAAGAGTGTCTGGACGAGAATACGGCCCGCCAGATTGTTGCCGGGGCCGAGAAACGCATGGCCGGGAAGAGTGTTCAGTCGGTGTCTGTCCGGAATGGAAGGCTGGAAGTTTCCATTGTTCCGGGAGACGGGGAGAATATATTTGCGGATTATCTCCTGGAAGGGCTGCGGAATTTCTATGAAGTAAACGAATGCCATATTACGCGTATGTTTGGCAGCTTTGTCTATCTGAAAAGAATCCGCGGGAAGCTGAAAGCGGTTCACGCCACGCCCATACCGCTCCGCTATTGTCCGTTGATGAAGAAGCTTCTGACGGAAATCGGAGGGGATACTGCTGCGGGGCTGCTGGAGGCTGTGGCTCAGGGTGCAGAGGATTCAGCCGGTCTGATGTGTGAACTGATCGATGAAGTGGTAATCAAAGGGGGGTATTTCGATACATCACGGCCGTTGAATTCCTGTGAGGTTAATGTTCTGTTCGGAGCGTCTGAGACCATGAGCTCGGCCTTTGAAGCGGGCCTGATTGACGCTGCCGTGATTGTCTCAAATAATCTGGGAACCATTATAACCACCGGCCAGAGCAATACTCAGGGGGCGGTGCGGAGAATGACCGGGCTGTTTGCCACGAGTCCCTCTAAGACAATCACAGAGACTGCTGTGAAGGCGGGGATCTGCCCTGTATTTCCTCATACGGGCATTATTGACCAGCTGGAAGGAGTGCGTAAGGCGATCAGCCTGGGATACCGCAGGATTGCAGTTTCCGTGGCATGGGAGGACAATATCATACTGGAAGAAATAAGGAAGCTCGAGAGAGACGGGATCATTATCTATAAATTTGCGTTATGTTCTACAGGGCTGGGGGAGGATGCCGCAAGAGCTATGAGCAGTGAAGCGGATTTGGTCTGGTCCTGCTCGTCCCGTGCTGTTAAAACATGGATTGAACCCAGGGCGACTGCCCAGGTGGGTATAAAAATACCAGTATATATTATGGACAGGAAGGGGTGGCTTTTGGCTGAGAACCATCTTAGGAAAATTGCCCGGGAACGTGATGAAGCCGCAGCTTTTGACAGGGTGGAACTGACCGCCGGTGACCGGAGGCCAGTGATCCTGAATGATGCGGAGGGATTCAGAATCATTAGAAAAGAGGAATTGGGAGAGTGCCGGGATTGTCCGCACCCTTGTATATGA
- a CDS encoding PucR family transcriptional regulator, translated as MNLNLYIIRDYLNQAILHQNIHHSLIFCPFDSVTLYYPGQAVLANYLYVIDGEVWMKEKEYFAGGNFVIWNWDGQCEGTPSINSIGLSPEPSIHEIFFQIQQIFSRFQKWELELYGLLANHAPFKKYGDISLGFLENPICMYTAGLRNIFYSERKKAKNLMLFTEEDADNFLPYDDIEGLRLNPEFTRTIDQTEPTIFPDDFWGYRILYDNIRVQGLYIARLMVCEVERPLRSSDYALLHMLSTMIQHGIANQEMAINSHPQYFDDYILRLIHREPVSVQELLPVLEKFQWAVNDSYFCVLIPISTYDQAISTVSTFCIKLESLISGCAALEKDSHIVLLVNLRNAASTRDEILANLIYLLRENLLKAGISSEFSDLWQLYHYYNQAENALHIGAETNPTLWYYRYEHYAYRHLLKRALGDSTIESICPSGLQKLLSYDLLHNRQYTRSLKVYLEEDQSVTRTIRKLYMQRSTFIYQLKRIEEISALNLSEKSCKIHLLLVFQIMEESGYQLP; from the coding sequence ATGAATCTGAACCTATATATTATCCGCGACTACCTGAACCAGGCAATATTACATCAGAATATTCATCACAGCCTGATCTTCTGCCCCTTTGACAGCGTAACGCTGTACTATCCAGGTCAGGCAGTTTTAGCTAACTATTTGTATGTAATTGACGGAGAGGTCTGGATGAAAGAAAAGGAATACTTTGCAGGAGGGAATTTTGTAATCTGGAACTGGGACGGCCAGTGCGAGGGCACCCCCTCCATAAACAGCATCGGCCTTTCCCCCGAACCGTCCATTCATGAAATATTTTTTCAGATCCAGCAAATTTTCAGCCGGTTCCAGAAATGGGAACTTGAATTATATGGTCTGCTGGCCAACCATGCGCCGTTTAAAAAGTATGGGGACATTTCCCTGGGCTTTCTGGAAAATCCCATCTGCATGTATACAGCCGGCCTGAGGAATATTTTCTACAGCGAAAGAAAAAAGGCGAAGAACCTGATGCTGTTCACAGAGGAAGATGCCGACAACTTTCTTCCCTATGATGACATCGAGGGTCTTCGCCTGAATCCGGAATTTACCAGGACTATCGACCAGACAGAGCCAACCATCTTTCCGGATGATTTCTGGGGCTATCGGATTCTTTACGACAATATCCGCGTCCAGGGACTTTACATCGCCCGGCTGATGGTCTGTGAAGTAGAGCGTCCGCTCCGTTCCAGCGATTATGCTTTGCTCCATATGCTTTCTACTATGATCCAACACGGCATCGCCAATCAGGAGATGGCAATCAACAGCCATCCGCAGTATTTTGACGATTATATTCTAAGACTCATCCACCGGGAGCCGGTCAGCGTCCAGGAGCTTCTTCCGGTTCTGGAAAAATTCCAGTGGGCGGTAAACGACTCCTATTTCTGCGTGCTGATACCCATCAGCACTTATGACCAGGCTATCAGCACAGTGAGCACATTCTGTATCAAGCTGGAATCCCTGATCTCCGGCTGCGCAGCGCTGGAAAAGGATTCTCACATCGTACTCCTTGTAAACCTGCGCAATGCTGCTTCCACCCGCGATGAAATCCTGGCAAACCTGATCTATCTGCTGCGTGAAAATCTGCTGAAAGCCGGTATCAGCTCAGAATTTTCTGATCTGTGGCAGCTTTATCACTACTATAACCAGGCCGAAAATGCACTGCACATCGGCGCAGAAACCAATCCCACCCTGTGGTATTACAGATACGAGCATTACGCCTACCGCCATCTTCTGAAACGGGCGCTGGGGGATTCCACCATTGAATCCATCTGTCCAAGCGGCCTGCAGAAGCTGCTCTCTTATGATCTTCTCCACAACCGCCAGTATACCCGTTCACTGAAGGTATACCTGGAAGAAGACCAGAGCGTCACCCGAACTATACGCAAGCTTTACATGCAGCGCTCTACCTTTATTTATCAATTAAAACGGATCGAGGAAATATCCGCTTTGAACCTGTCGGAAAAAAGCTGCAAGATCCATCTGCTTCTTGTATTCCAAATCATGGAAGAAAGTGGTTACCAATTGCCCTAA
- a CDS encoding MFS transporter has product MNTRKLSKARMILILLALFLSTSCTMGDMVIVPIAGNLYDVFPQVGLVNAIISAPALIGVPFCLLGGYLSDKMNKKILMVIGFALYTVTSVFGCAFENVYFILVCRLIATGVAWGLTSSAALGIIAELYEDEGKRGTVNGWYNAVMAALGSVLSLVAGYLAVSAWQNAFRAYWINIPILILLVVFLPSMPAEKKEASAAEEVKKGRTTQAGWMKGLIPILIQVLLVASSYYVITYMISVYVIDTGIGNEAFSGTLSSAGTICSFLANLAFGLIYSKLKKATAIPSFIAIGAGFLLMAFFPSRAVALVVCALMGGFWGIFYSFFFTECSVVVPEEKQGTAIGITSAVNGIAMFLCTYLVTGLKSVMKAESVTAVFPVFGIVVLGVCVYVVLLLMRGKKREAA; this is encoded by the coding sequence ATGAATACCAGAAAACTGTCAAAAGCCAGAATGATACTGATTTTGCTGGCGCTGTTTTTATCTACGAGCTGTACAATGGGAGATATGGTCATCGTGCCAATCGCGGGAAACCTGTACGATGTGTTCCCGCAGGTGGGCCTGGTAAATGCCATCATCAGCGCACCTGCCCTTATTGGCGTGCCGTTCTGTCTCTTGGGAGGCTATCTGTCTGACAAGATGAACAAAAAGATACTGATGGTGATTGGTTTCGCCCTGTACACAGTTACTTCAGTGTTCGGGTGTGCCTTTGAAAATGTTTATTTTATACTGGTTTGCCGGCTGATCGCCACAGGTGTTGCATGGGGGCTGACAAGCTCGGCAGCGCTGGGAATCATTGCTGAATTATACGAGGACGAGGGAAAACGAGGAACCGTAAACGGATGGTATAATGCCGTCATGGCGGCTCTGGGATCTGTTCTGAGCCTGGTAGCCGGATATCTGGCGGTTTCAGCCTGGCAGAACGCTTTCCGCGCGTATTGGATCAATATTCCGATTCTGATTCTGCTGGTTGTATTTCTTCCCAGCATGCCGGCTGAGAAAAAGGAAGCATCTGCTGCGGAAGAGGTGAAAAAAGGAAGGACAACACAGGCTGGCTGGATGAAAGGCCTGATTCCGATCCTGATTCAGGTGCTGCTGGTGGCATCCAGCTATTACGTGATTACTTATATGATTTCAGTCTACGTGATCGATACAGGAATTGGCAACGAAGCATTTTCCGGAACCCTGTCGTCGGCGGGGACGATCTGTTCCTTCCTGGCTAACCTGGCCTTCGGGCTCATTTACAGTAAATTGAAAAAAGCTACGGCGATACCCTCCTTCATCGCAATCGGAGCAGGTTTCCTGTTGATGGCCTTTTTCCCGTCCAGAGCGGTTGCCCTGGTTGTATGTGCGCTGATGGGAGGCTTCTGGGGAATCTTCTATTCCTTCTTCTTTACCGAATGCTCTGTCGTGGTGCCGGAAGAGAAGCAGGGGACCGCGATTGGCATTACCAGCGCTGTAAATGGAATTGCAATGTTCCTGTGTACATATTTGGTGACTGGATTAAAGTCGGTGATGAAAGCAGAGAGCGTAACAGCGGTATTCCCCGTGTTCGGGATTGTGGTGCTTGGGGTTTGCGTGTATGTGGTTTTATTGCTTATGCGAGGTAAGAAAAGAGAAGCAGCGTGA
- a CDS encoding sialidase family protein, giving the protein MNYCAEFQSADGKPVFHLRSDKQFTRHSEGAFLRLLDGRIMYAYSRFANGYQDDSPSHIAACYSSDEGLTWTTPQQILNPSDFGTHNIMSVSLLRMQNQDLGLFLGARRSPQDSVTYLARSRDEGKTFYQVTSCTPEDRPGYYVLNNDRVIRTKNGRLIMPAAYHRGGYDTAHPGTVYFEWRSYLIFRISDDDGMTWRESADIIFPPFSRTRSGLQEPGVIELQSGVLYGYARTDKMYQYEFYSFDGGEHWTQAEPSSFTSPNSPLQMKRSPDGRSLLAVWNPIPNYNGRKIYPGFDGRTPLVCAISRDDGGSWSAPMLIEGGEDCGYCYPAIFFTDDGHVLISYCSGIQSSGNCLADSTIYRMKYNG; this is encoded by the coding sequence ATGAATTATTGTGCAGAATTTCAATCAGCAGACGGAAAACCCGTTTTTCACCTCAGATCTGACAAACAGTTTACTCGCCACAGTGAAGGTGCATTTCTGCGTCTGCTTGACGGGCGCATCATGTATGCATATAGCAGATTTGCAAATGGATACCAGGATGACTCCCCTTCCCATATCGCCGCGTGCTACTCCTCTGATGAAGGGCTGACCTGGACAACTCCGCAGCAGATTCTGAACCCGTCTGATTTCGGTACTCACAACATCATGAGCGTCTCCCTGCTCCGAATGCAGAATCAGGATCTGGGACTGTTCTTAGGCGCCAGACGTTCACCTCAGGACTCTGTTACCTATCTGGCACGCTCCAGAGATGAGGGGAAAACCTTCTATCAGGTTACTTCCTGCACTCCGGAAGACCGTCCCGGCTATTATGTTCTGAACAACGACCGGGTGATCCGCACGAAGAACGGCCGTCTGATCATGCCAGCCGCCTATCACCGCGGCGGTTATGACACTGCCCATCCGGGCACCGTATATTTTGAATGGCGGTCTTATCTCATATTCCGGATCTCTGACGACGACGGTATGACTTGGAGAGAATCTGCCGACATCATTTTCCCTCCATTTTCCAGAACCCGTTCGGGGCTGCAGGAACCAGGCGTCATTGAATTGCAGTCCGGCGTTTTGTATGGTTATGCAAGAACCGATAAAATGTATCAATATGAATTCTATTCCTTTGACGGAGGAGAACACTGGACACAGGCTGAGCCTTCGTCCTTTACCTCTCCCAACTCGCCGCTGCAGATGAAACGCTCTCCGGATGGCCGGTCTCTACTGGCAGTCTGGAATCCGATTCCCAATTACAACGGCAGGAAAATCTATCCGGGATTTGACGGACGCACCCCTTTGGTCTGTGCCATCAGCAGAGACGACGGCGGCTCCTGGTCAGCTCCCATGCTGATAGAAGGCGGCGAGGACTGTGGTTACTGTTATCCAGCCATCTTCTTTACCGATGACGGCCATGTCCTTATCAGTTACTGCAGCGGGATTCAGTCATCCGGCAACTGCCTGGCGGATTCAACTATTTACCGAATGAAGTACAACGGATAA
- a CDS encoding ABC transporter ATP-binding protein has translation MGKVILKNVKKIYDKNVVAVHDFNLEIEDNEFIVLVGPSGCGKSTTLRMVAGLEEISEGEVYIGDKLVNDMPPKNRDIAMVFQNYALYPHMTVYENMAFSLKLKKVKKQEIDAKVKEAARILGITDYLQRKPKALSGGQKQRVAIGRAIVRNPQVFLMDEPLSNLDAKLRNEMRAEIIKLRKRIQTTFIYVTHDQTEAMTLGDRIVIMKDGFIQQIGTPYEVFNHPSNLFVAGFIGSPQMNFFDGELCKEGSQYYAMCQGVRFDLPAEQSGALLEKGQEPCEVTIGVRPEHILLGEAGPGVIQAEMDIYEMMGVDAHVHTRVGERDVLLKIAVADLPEELVNGSFQKKPAIGLKFKTEFMHMFSKDTEENLL, from the coding sequence GTGGGAAAAGTTATTTTAAAAAATGTAAAAAAAATATATGACAAGAACGTTGTAGCAGTGCATGACTTTAATCTGGAAATAGAAGACAATGAATTTATTGTTTTGGTCGGTCCCTCCGGATGCGGTAAATCCACAACACTACGGATGGTTGCGGGGCTGGAGGAAATTTCCGAAGGTGAAGTCTACATTGGAGACAAACTGGTGAATGATATGCCGCCGAAGAATAGAGACATAGCCATGGTATTTCAGAATTACGCGCTTTATCCCCATATGACGGTATATGAAAACATGGCGTTTTCCCTGAAACTGAAAAAGGTTAAAAAGCAGGAGATTGATGCCAAGGTAAAGGAGGCTGCACGGATTCTGGGGATCACTGATTACCTGCAGCGAAAGCCCAAGGCATTGTCCGGAGGGCAAAAGCAGCGCGTGGCCATTGGAAGGGCGATTGTGAGAAACCCCCAGGTATTCCTGATGGATGAGCCGTTATCGAACCTGGACGCGAAGCTCAGGAATGAGATGCGAGCCGAAATCATTAAGCTGAGAAAGCGGATACAGACCACATTTATATATGTTACCCATGACCAGACAGAGGCAATGACTCTGGGAGACAGAATTGTAATTATGAAAGATGGATTTATCCAGCAGATCGGAACTCCTTATGAGGTGTTTAATCATCCGTCCAATCTGTTTGTGGCCGGGTTCATCGGCTCGCCCCAGATGAACTTTTTCGATGGAGAGCTTTGCAAAGAAGGCAGCCAGTATTACGCGATGTGCCAGGGAGTACGCTTTGACCTTCCCGCAGAACAATCCGGCGCGCTGCTGGAGAAGGGGCAGGAACCCTGTGAGGTAACAATTGGAGTGAGACCGGAGCATATTCTTTTGGGAGAAGCGGGACCGGGAGTCATTCAGGCCGAGATGGATATTTACGAGATGATGGGCGTGGACGCTCATGTACATACGAGGGTTGGCGAACGTGATGTTCTGCTGAAGATAGCGGTGGCGGATCTGCCGGAAGAGCTGGTGAATGGGTCATTTCAGAAGAAGCCGGCAATCGGCCTGAAGTTTAAAACTGAATTTATGCACATGTTCAGCAAGGATACGGAGGAAAATCTGCTGTAG
- a CDS encoding DUF624 domain-containing protein: MAKYPPPWRPGSQMDAPPPADGMRRFWFLFCTHFFKIILLNLLYLLFCVPVFTIPAATAGMTNVLMKLWREGNCFLWADFWSEFKTEFPSRMFLWFAMQLVPMAFWFLPAFLGAKTVAFWLSLIAEAFILLIDAYWFPLVTTMDVSSAVSLKNACLLLPIAFKNSLAMLAVIALFYGVCYLLLPFTLPVILLFSFSCERLILCLRVQPVMEQWLVQKEE, encoded by the coding sequence ATGGCAAAATATCCGCCCCCTTGGCGGCCCGGAAGCCAAATGGACGCGCCACCTCCCGCAGATGGGATGCGGCGTTTCTGGTTTCTGTTCTGTACGCATTTTTTCAAAATCATACTACTCAACCTGTTGTATCTTCTTTTCTGCGTTCCGGTTTTTACCATTCCGGCCGCAACAGCAGGTATGACCAATGTACTCATGAAGCTCTGGCGTGAGGGCAACTGCTTTTTATGGGCGGACTTCTGGAGCGAATTCAAAACGGAGTTTCCATCCAGGATGTTCCTGTGGTTTGCCATGCAGCTGGTTCCCATGGCGTTCTGGTTCCTTCCGGCTTTTCTGGGGGCCAAGACTGTAGCATTCTGGCTTTCCCTGATCGCGGAAGCCTTTATCCTTCTGATCGACGCCTATTGGTTCCCTCTGGTCACCACCATGGACGTCTCATCGGCTGTCAGCCTGAAGAACGCCTGCCTGCTGCTTCCCATTGCATTTAAGAATTCACTGGCGATGCTGGCTGTGATTGCCCTTTTCTACGGCGTATGCTACCTGCTTCTGCCTTTTACGCTGCCGGTGATCCTTTTATTCTCATTTTCCTGTGAAAGGCTGATCCTGTGCCTCAGGGTGCAGCCCGTCATGGAACAGTGGCTGGTTCAGAAGGAAGAATGA
- a CDS encoding Na+/H+ antiporter NhaC family protein, translating into MANELWAGIPLLILIAGALITKRIMEPALISSVVAVAMLEGGNFVNGYVGKMYEVLSNPSYQLLVFVGLGFAGISALLEKSGAMLGFRRVMEKICRTRSQTIFFTWLLGGIVFIDDYLNALAVSASMKGISDEKRIPREHLAYTVNCMGACVCVLLPISSWAAFAVGCASEQNMGMTEYLQAIPFMFYPICAILISLLLAFGKFPRLGELKKAYRRVEGGGEVLDDSRAVLGPERVSADVTPSSPLNFLIPMAALVVGMLAFGSNIVVGILFAIAAMLILYAGQKRMKAAEFFDCFLRGASGMTPMMITIFAAFIMEMSIEQMGFTGYMTGLLSKTIPAGLIPVTAFLAAGGITFFAASFWALIVIAFPIFLPMAVQAGVNPALIIGAVMSGVALGSQACLYSDAVFMVAAGTDVPNDVQFRTALPYVAAGAAAAAALFVIAGFLS; encoded by the coding sequence ATGGCGAATGAACTATGGGCAGGAATCCCGCTGCTGATTCTGATTGCAGGTGCCCTGATTACAAAAAGAATAATGGAACCTGCGTTGATTTCCTCAGTGGTAGCAGTGGCAATGCTGGAAGGCGGCAACTTCGTAAATGGATATGTTGGCAAAATGTACGAGGTGCTGTCCAATCCTTCCTATCAGCTTCTGGTTTTTGTAGGCCTAGGATTTGCAGGTATCTCTGCCCTTCTGGAAAAGTCAGGCGCTATGCTGGGATTCCGGAGGGTTATGGAGAAGATCTGCCGCACCCGTTCGCAGACTATTTTTTTCACCTGGCTGCTGGGAGGTATTGTTTTCATTGACGATTATCTCAACGCTCTTGCGGTGTCGGCTTCCATGAAGGGGATCTCTGATGAGAAACGGATACCCCGGGAGCATCTGGCATATACGGTGAACTGTATGGGGGCATGCGTCTGTGTCTTGCTGCCGATTTCAAGCTGGGCAGCCTTTGCCGTAGGCTGCGCTTCAGAGCAGAATATGGGGATGACAGAATACCTTCAGGCGATTCCTTTCATGTTTTATCCTATCTGCGCAATTTTGATCAGCCTCCTGCTGGCCTTTGGTAAATTTCCCAGGCTGGGGGAGCTGAAAAAGGCATATCGGCGCGTGGAAGGCGGAGGAGAGGTTCTGGACGATTCCCGGGCGGTTCTAGGACCGGAAAGGGTGTCTGCGGATGTTACACCGTCCAGTCCCCTGAACTTTTTGATACCGATGGCTGCGCTGGTGGTGGGAATGCTGGCGTTTGGCAGCAATATTGTGGTCGGAATTCTGTTTGCCATAGCGGCAATGCTGATCCTGTATGCGGGACAGAAACGTATGAAAGCGGCAGAGTTTTTTGACTGCTTCCTGAGGGGAGCGTCCGGGATGACGCCCATGATGATTACGATTTTTGCTGCGTTCATTATGGAAATGTCCATAGAGCAGATGGGATTTACGGGATACATGACGGGGCTGCTTTCAAAGACGATTCCGGCGGGGCTGATTCCGGTGACTGCATTTCTGGCGGCGGGCGGGATTACTTTTTTCGCTGCGTCCTTCTGGGCGCTGATTGTGATTGCGTTTCCGATTTTCCTGCCAATGGCTGTCCAGGCCGGGGTCAATCCGGCGCTGATTATCGGGGCGGTTATGTCAGGGGTAGCACTGGGAAGCCAGGCCTGCCTGTATTCGGACGCTGTTTTCATGGTGGCGGCGGGGACAGATGTCCCCAATGATGTTCAGTTCCGGACAGCGCTTCCCTATGTAGCGGCGGGGGCGGCGGCAGCGGCGGCGCTGTTTGTGATAGCGGGATTTTTATCCTGA
- a CDS encoding DUF3887 domain-containing protein, with translation MKMRKNVKRLVIGICVLVLTLMPLAGCSQTTAEKSSSGSESSASGSSGEAADGEVTKGLPEGFDEETVRNQAMEDIRLAESDDYEGWKARFAEELQSGLTEDAYTSYLAILEKKGAFKEFGSAAFLGQVVGGKKYGGILIIAKHEKEDIKYNIAYDEDMNLITFTI, from the coding sequence ATGAAAATGAGAAAGAATGTAAAACGTCTTGTAATTGGAATATGTGTATTGGTGCTGACACTGATGCCGCTGGCTGGCTGTTCACAGACAACGGCTGAAAAGAGCAGTTCGGGCAGTGAAAGCAGTGCTTCCGGCAGCAGCGGAGAAGCAGCAGATGGAGAAGTCACGAAAGGGCTGCCTGAAGGGTTTGATGAGGAGACGGTCAGGAACCAGGCAATGGAGGATATCCGGCTGGCAGAGTCCGATGATTATGAAGGGTGGAAAGCCAGGTTTGCGGAAGAATTACAGAGCGGGCTGACAGAAGATGCCTATACGTCGTATCTGGCAATCCTGGAGAAGAAAGGCGCTTTTAAGGAATTCGGCAGCGCGGCATTTCTCGGACAGGTAGTCGGCGGCAAGAAATACGGCGGCATACTCATCATTGCAAAGCATGAAAAAGAGGATATCAAGTATAATATCGCTTACGATGAGGATATGAACCTGATTACCTTTACAATCTGA